The Metasolibacillus fluoroglycofenilyticus region CGTAGCGTATGAAGTGGAACAGTTCCTTCACTATAGTGTTCAGCACGCGCAATATCAGCGCCACCTAAACGACCAGATACTTGTGTTTTAATACCTTTTGCACCAGCGCGAATTGTACGTTGGATTGCTTGTTTTTGAGCACGACGGAATGATACGCGGTTCTCAAGTTGACGAGCGATGTTTTCTGCTACTAAACGAGCATCAAGATCAGCACGTTTGATTTCCACGATATTAATGTGAACACGCTTGCCAGTTGTATCGCTTAAGTGTTTACGTAAGTTTTCAACTTCCGTACCGCCTTTACCGATTACCATACCTGGTTTCGCAGTGTGAATTGTGATGTTTACGCGATTTGCAGCGCGCTCGATTTCTACTTTAGATACAGATGCATCTTTTAATGTAGATTCGATATATTTACGAACTTTGATATCTTCGTGTAAAAGAGCAGCATAGTCTTTCTCAGCGAACCATTTTGATTCCCAATCACGAATAATACCAACTCGTAGTCCTATTGGATGTACTTTTTGACCCACGGATTAACCCTCCTTCTTCTCTGATACCACAACTGTAATGTGGCTTGTGCGTTTATTAATTGCGCTTGCACGTCCTTGAGCACGTGGACGGAAACGTTTTAATGTTGGACCTTCATCAACAAAGATTTCAGATACAACTAAGTTGTTTACATCTAACTCATAGTTATGTTCAGCGTTAGCAACTGCAGATTTTAATACTTTCTCAACGACTGGAGACGCCGCTTTTGGAGTATGACGTAAAATTGCAACTGCTTCACCGATTTGCTTGCCTCGGATTAAGTCTACTACTAGACGTACTTTACGAGGAGCGATACGAACTGTACGAGCGATAGCTTTAGCTTGTGTCATTAGGATTTACCTCCTCTCAAAATTAGCGTCTTGTTTTCTTATCGTCTGCACCGTGACCTTTGTAAGTACGTGTCGGTGCGAACTCGCCTAATTTGTGACCTACCATATCTTCTGTCACATATACAGGAACGTGTTTACGTCCATCATATACAGCGATTGTTTGTCCGATAAAGTTCGGGAAGATAGTAGAACGGCGAGACCAAGTTTTAATTACTTGTTTTTTCTCAGAAGCCTCTTGCGCTTCAACCTTTTTCATAAGGTGTTCATCGACAAAAGGTCCTTTTTTCAAGCTGCGACCCATTTAGGAACCTCCCTCCGTGATCCCACCACGGCTCTTCTAGCGAACCGTAGTACAATCACTTTATTTTTTACGTCCACGAATGATAAATTTAGAAGATTTGTTTTTCTTCTTACGTGTTTTATAACCAAGAGCTGGTTTACCCCATGGTGTCATTGGAGATTTACGTCCGATTGGAGAACGTCCTTCACCACCACCGTGTGGGTGATCGTTAGGGTTCATTACAGAACCACGAACTACTGGGCGTTTACCTAACCAACGAGAACGACCTGCTTTACCAATGTGGATAAGTTCGTGTTGCTCGTTACCAACTTGACCGATTGTTGCACGACAAGTAGCTAATACTAAGCGAACTTCACCAGATTGAAGACGAACGATTACGTATTTACCTTCACGTCCAAGTACTTGTGCTGAAGTACCAGCAGAACGTACTAATTGTCCACCTTTACCAGGTTTTAACTCGATGTTATGGATTGTTGTACCCATTGGAATGTTTGCTAATGGTAATGCGTTACCTACTTTAATATCTGCCTCTGGACCAGAAACGATCGTTTGACCTACTTCAAGACCTTTTGGAGCTAAGATATAACGTTTTTCACCGTCAGCATAGTTGATTAATGCGATATTCGCAGAACGGTTTGGATCATACTCGATTGTAGCAACGCGGCCTGGAATGCCATCTTTAACACGTTTAAAATCGATTACGCGGTATTGCTTCTTATGACCGCCACCGTGATGACGAACAGTAATTTTACCTTGGTTATTACGACCAGCTTTGCGTGTTTTAGGAGCTAATAAAGACTTTTCAGGTTTATTAGTAGTAATTGCCGCAAAGTCAGATGACGTCATGTTACGACGACCATTTGAGGTTGGTTTATACTTTTTAATCGCCATTTGTGTTCCCTCCTTCTATAATTGCTCAGATTAAGCTATCTATTAGAATAATTCGATTTCTTTTGAATCAGCAGTTAATTTAACAATTGCCTTACGACGTTTGTTAGTGTAGCCGCTGTATTTACCAACGCGCTTGAATTTACCTTTGTAGTTCATGATGTTTACTTTATCAACTTCAACACCAAAGATTTCTTCAACAGCGTCTTTAACTTGTGTTTTGTTAGCGCGAGTGTCTACTTCGAAAGTATACTTTTTCTCTGCCATTAATTCAGAAGAACGCTCAGTAATGACCGGACGTTTAATGATATCACGTGCTTCCATTATCCAAGCACCTCCTCGACTTTTTCTACTGCAGCTTTTGTGAATACAACTTTATCATGACCTACAAGATCAAGAACGTTGATTCCGTTAGCTGTTAAAACAGTTACACCTGGGATGTTACGAGCAGATAATGCTACGTTTTCATCTAACTCAGCAGTAACGAATAATGCTTTTGAATTGATTTCTAATGCTTTTAAAATAGCAGCGAAATCTTTAGTTTTTGGTGCATTTAAAGTTAATGCATCAAGCACTAAGAAGTTTTGTTCTACGACTTTAGCTGATAAAGCTGATTTAAGAGCTAAGCGACGAACTTTCTTCGGTAATTTATATGAATAGCTTCGTGGAGTTGGACCGAATACGATACCACCACCGCGCCATTGTGGAGAGCGGATCGAACCTTGACGAGCACGACCAGTTCCTTTTTGACGCCATGGCTTGCGACCACCACCAGCAACTTCAGAACGGTTTTTTACTTTGTGATTACCTTGACGTAGAGAAGCGCGTTGTGCGATTACTGCGTCGAATAATACAGCTTCGTTTGGCTCGATTCCGAAAATCGCATCGTTTAATTCGATTTCGCCAACTGAAGCGCCTGTTTGACTAAGTACAGATACTTTTGCCATTCCTGTTTCCTCCTTTCTCTTTGAAATTATTTAGATTTAATAGCAGATTTAACTGTTACTAATGATTTTCTAGAACCAGGAACATTACCTTTAACTAATAATAGGTTACGCTCTGCATCCACCTTAATAATTTCAAGGTTTTGGATTGTTACAACGTTGCCACCCATTTGACCAGGTAATTTCTTTTGCTTGAATACGCGGTTCGGAGCAACAGGACCCATAGAACCAACGCGACGGTGATAACGAGAACCGTGGCTCATAGGACCACGAGATTGTCCGTGACGCTTAATTGCACCTTGGAAACCTTTACCTTTCGAAACACCTGTTACATCAATTACATCGCCTTCTGCGAAAATTTCTACTTTGACTTCTTGACCAACTTCGTACTCTTCCACACTTACGTTACGGAATTCACGAATGAAGCGCTTAGGAGCCGTATTTGCTTTTGCTACGTGACCTTGTTCTGGTTTGTTTGAAAGCTTAACGCGCTTATCTTCAAAACCAATTTGAACTGCTTCGTAGCCATCAGTTTCAACTGTTTTCTTTTGAAGAACTACGTTTGGAGTAGCTTCGATTACTGTTACTGGGATTAAATCACCGTTCTCAGCGAAAACTTGAGTCATACCGATTTTTCTACCTAAGATTCCTTTAGCCATTTGTCACACCTCCTGTAAATTTTAAAAGTTCTATTGTGTTTTACCATTAAAGTTTGATTTCAATATCAACGCCAGATGGTAAATCAAGCTTCATTAACGCATCAACAGTTTGTGGTGTTGGGTTAACGATATCGATTAGACGTTTATGCGTACGCATTTCGAATTGCTCACGAGAATCTTTGTACTTGTGAACCGCACGAAGAATTGTATACACAGATCTTTCCGTTGGTAGCGGAATCGGACCCGATACGCTTGCACCTGAACGTTTAGCAGTTTCAACAATTTTCTCAGCAGACTGATCAAGAATACGGTGATCATACGCTTTTAAACGAATACGAATTTTTTGTTTTGCCATTACTTTCCCTCCTTCTCGCCTATTTTCTAGACATTCTCCACGAAAATTCTCCCACACACCGCCATGGCAAAGCGGCCGGGTGTGTCGGCAACCTCTCGCTTCATCGCAGTCAAAGACCAACATTCAATATTATATACAATACTATTGCAATAAGCAAGTAGTTTTATAAAAAAAATCGAATGTCTTACTAACTCATTATTTATTTCGCTATATTTATAAGCCGTTTTTTAGTATATAAAATATTTCCCATCATTGCAAGTAATAATTGTAGCTCGTTTTACTGTGATTATTCCGTTTATGTATGCTTTTTTATAAACAAACACTTTTTGGGTAATAAATGCTTATCCTATAAGCTGCCTGCTATTTTACTTTGCATATTCATTCAAAAAGAGCGTCTAAAAAGCAGTGCTTCGCACATTTTTTCGGACGCCCCCTTCTTTTATTTTCAATCTCTTCCTATTTAATAGCCCTTTATAAGCTGTTCTTAATTACCTTTTTATAATATCGAATCGACAGCAGCATAAATACGATGTACATAAGTATATAGAGTCCCATCATAATAAGCATCGGTATAAGCATCTCTGTACCGAATAGAAACCACCCTGATTTGACTGCAAAATAGCTATGCAGCAGGCCAATTGATAAAGGTACTCCGAAGTTAAATACTTGCTTCCAAATAACTCCCCTTAAAATATCTTGCTCGGAAAAACCA contains the following coding sequences:
- the rpsC gene encoding 30S ribosomal protein S3, coding for MGQKVHPIGLRVGIIRDWESKWFAEKDYAALLHEDIKVRKYIESTLKDASVSKVEIERAANRVNITIHTAKPGMVIGKGGTEVENLRKHLSDTTGKRVHINIVEIKRADLDARLVAENIARQLENRVSFRRAQKQAIQRTIRAGAKGIKTQVSGRLGGADIARAEHYSEGTVPLHTLRADIDYAHAEADTTYGKLGVKVWIYRGEVLPTKKNSVEGGK
- the rplV gene encoding 50S ribosomal protein L22, giving the protein MTQAKAIARTVRIAPRKVRLVVDLIRGKQIGEAVAILRHTPKAASPVVEKVLKSAVANAEHNYELDVNNLVVSEIFVDEGPTLKRFRPRAQGRASAINKRTSHITVVVSEKKEG
- the rpsS gene encoding 30S ribosomal protein S19, which produces MGRSLKKGPFVDEHLMKKVEAQEASEKKQVIKTWSRRSTIFPNFIGQTIAVYDGRKHVPVYVTEDMVGHKLGEFAPTRTYKGHGADDKKTRR
- the rplB gene encoding 50S ribosomal protein L2 is translated as MAIKKYKPTSNGRRNMTSSDFAAITTNKPEKSLLAPKTRKAGRNNQGKITVRHHGGGHKKQYRVIDFKRVKDGIPGRVATIEYDPNRSANIALINYADGEKRYILAPKGLEVGQTIVSGPEADIKVGNALPLANIPMGTTIHNIELKPGKGGQLVRSAGTSAQVLGREGKYVIVRLQSGEVRLVLATCRATIGQVGNEQHELIHIGKAGRSRWLGKRPVVRGSVMNPNDHPHGGGEGRSPIGRKSPMTPWGKPALGYKTRKKKNKSSKFIIRGRKK
- the rplW gene encoding 50S ribosomal protein L23: MEARDIIKRPVITERSSELMAEKKYTFEVDTRANKTQVKDAVEEIFGVEVDKVNIMNYKGKFKRVGKYSGYTNKRRKAIVKLTADSKEIELF
- the rplD gene encoding 50S ribosomal protein L4 gives rise to the protein MAKVSVLSQTGASVGEIELNDAIFGIEPNEAVLFDAVIAQRASLRQGNHKVKNRSEVAGGGRKPWRQKGTGRARQGSIRSPQWRGGGIVFGPTPRSYSYKLPKKVRRLALKSALSAKVVEQNFLVLDALTLNAPKTKDFAAILKALEINSKALFVTAELDENVALSARNIPGVTVLTANGINVLDLVGHDKVVFTKAAVEKVEEVLG
- the rplC gene encoding 50S ribosomal protein L3, whose translation is MAKGILGRKIGMTQVFAENGDLIPVTVIEATPNVVLQKKTVETDGYEAVQIGFEDKRVKLSNKPEQGHVAKANTAPKRFIREFRNVSVEEYEVGQEVKVEIFAEGDVIDVTGVSKGKGFQGAIKRHGQSRGPMSHGSRYHRRVGSMGPVAPNRVFKQKKLPGQMGGNVVTIQNLEIIKVDAERNLLLVKGNVPGSRKSLVTVKSAIKSK
- the rpsJ gene encoding 30S ribosomal protein S10, with protein sequence MAKQKIRIRLKAYDHRILDQSAEKIVETAKRSGASVSGPIPLPTERSVYTILRAVHKYKDSREQFEMRTHKRLIDIVNPTPQTVDALMKLDLPSGVDIEIKL